GAAGTGCGGTGGTGTGGGGAGGAGCCAGGCCGAccggggagggggtcttttggccCCTGAGAACTGGCCAGCACTGGCGTCACCGGCTCCTCCCCGCAGGGCTTCAAGATGGGCTGCGATCCAGTTCCAACAGCCGCAGCGGGAGCCGAGAGAGGCGGGAGGAGCAGACCGACACCTCGGACGGGGAGTCTGTGACCCATCACATCCGCAGGCTCAACCAGCAACCTTCCCAAGGGCTGGGCCCGCGAGGCTATGACCCAAATCGGTGAGAGTGGGCGGGGGGCTCTGGCCCAGGTTTCCCCGCCTACCCGGAAGTCAGAGCGTTGGGGGAAAAGCGGGCTGCTGCTGGTGGAGGCTTGAAACTGGAGATGGGGGGAGGGCTGGGATGCCACGGTTCTCAGCGGGCCGCTGGGGCGCAAGGGAAGCTTGTGGAGCGGGCCACAATCTTCCCTTCCGCAGAGCCTGGAGAGAGTTTGGCTTTTTCTGGACGAAACTTAGGGGAAGGCCTGTTGTTGCACGAAAGAGATTTGGGGGAGGGCCGACTGAAGCGAGACTTGAAGTCTGGAGAGAAGAGTTTGTGGCCAAGGATTGCGATGGATGCTGTGGTCCCTTCTCTGTTAGATACCGGCTGCATTTTGAGCGAGACAGCCGGGAGGAagtggagaggagaaagagagctGCCCGGGAGCAAGTGCTACAGCCCGTCAGTGCGGAGCTGCTGGAGCTGGACATCCGGGAGGTCTACCAGCCCGGCTCTGGTGAGTGAGAGCTCAGCGCCTGGATGCTTGGGATAGGCAGTGGGCTGGGGAAAGGAGTTTGTAAGAATAAGAGCCGACTGGGAGGAAGAAGAGGTCTGGGAGACAAGCACCCTTGAGTCTTGAAACTATCTCAAAACTTATTTGGACTTTTTCTTGATTACTCAGTCCTGGACTTTCCCCGACGTCCTCCTTGGAGCTATGAGATGTCTAAGGAGCAACTGATGAGCCAGGAGGAACGGAGCTTCCAGGAGTATCTTGGGAAGATTCATGGGGCTTACACCTCTGAGAAACTCAGCTACTTTGAGCACAATCTGGAGGTGAGAATTGGGTGGGGACAGGAGTGGGCATAGTCACCCATGGCCAGTTGGTTTGAGTCAGGCTGCAGAGTGACTCTGGGCTCAAGTTCTCTTCCATTGATACTGTCTTTTCAGACATGGAGGCAGCTGTGGCGAGTGTTAGAGATGTCTGATATTGTTCTGCTGATTACTGATATCCGACATCCAGTGAGTCCTGGGATGAGGGTGGgcaaggggcaggagggagggaggttcttGTGGGGTAAAAGGCAGGGGCAGTAGTTGGGAGACAGAGAGGTAATCCCTTCCATTCCAGTCTCCTCTACACTGCTGAAGTCTGCAGTCGGGAACTCAGTCTTTATTCATCAGTGTCAGAGCCTGTCACTCCTCCTCTGGCCAACTGCCTCTCCTGTTCTTTAATCCTTTGATGGAAAACTATTCCTGTTTCCTAGCACATCAGGGCTAATAGGAAGTCTCAGTGTGGCgctccagggaagcctgtgaagtGGGCTTCCCTGCCATATGAGTCACTACAGAACTCAGCTTCACTTGGGATGCTAGGGTAAGTGGTTAAGGGTCTAGACATGCTGCTGGACGGCTCTCCTGGGACTTGGCTGTGCTACTTCACTGTTGTTCTCCAGCGGGGGAAAGGGAGGTCTGAAGTCTgtgtggacatttaggttggagGTCCttaacatgtacacatacactcCTACATACTCGGAGACATACGTGTGCATTCACACACTCAAACAGCTACACGTGCTCAATGCAAACCTCACATGTGCATGCCGACACATAAGCTTGTGTACACATGTAGACAGATGTGTGTGTAAAAATAGATATTAATTTCTCTCCTAGCCCTCATCCCTGTGAGTGATCCTAGCATTTACCCCCGATTGCTAGGTCCGTCTCCTTGTTTTTAGCTAGTTATCATCCCTAATCAGGCCCCAGGGAATGCCCAGAAACAAACATATAGGTGATGCCCACCGCTGCTGTCTCCCTAGTTCAGTTTGGCTGATCTGTCCTTGTTACCCCAGGATCTGCTAccgccagggtcttctgtccaagCTGTGCCTGCTGAGTAGGGCGCTGcaggcagagagctctgggttGACCTTGCATCACTCCCTCCTCTTACATCCTGTTCCAGGTTGTGAATTTCCCACCAGCACTTTACGAGTACGTGACTGGAGAGCTTGGGCTGGCCCTGGTGCTTGTCCTGAACAAGGTGGATCTGGCCCCGCCAGCTCTCGTGGTTGCCTGGAAGCATTATTTTCATCAACACTATCCCCAGCTCCACATTGTCCTTTTCACCTCTTTCCCTCGGGATCCCCGCACCCCACAGGACCCTAGCAGCGGTGAGTGGGCAGTGAGGAGGGCAGTGTGGGAGATGtcggggggagggcaggggacaAAAGGGAGGACCTGGTCTGGGGTCTGAGGATGGTGGGAGAGAGGGGGTACCTGAGCCCGTGGGGTGAGCTCATGCTTTTGCACCCTCTGATCTCAGTCTTGAAGAAGAGTCGGAGGCGGGGAAGAGGATGGACTCGGGCCCTGGGGCCAGAGCAGCTGCTGAGAGCCTGTGAAGCCATCACTGCAGGGAAAGGTATGTGCCCCTTCGAGGGGAGGCATGGGGGCCAGTGGTGGGTACCCAGGGCCCCAAATCATTTTGCTTACCTTCCCTCTAGTATCGACTCAGGCAAGAGGCCACAGGGAGGGCCACGAGAGGAAGCTGCCTGACTTGGTAGGACAAGAGAGGCAGTAGGGAGGCAGGAGCCCCCATGGCtgactgccttcagtcttgctgGTGCGTTTTAGAAACTCAGAAATGCACCCAATTCCAGGGTGGGGTCAAGCGAAGGCGGGGGAGGTTGCTGTTATGCAGCTTGGCTCTGCGAGATCCAGAGGGCGCCATTTACCTGATCCAGAGGGCGCCGTACCTTGGCTGTGCAGAGCACGGTCTCCGCCGTTGTGGACAGCGGCCCTGAGGGAAccacctcctccttctccttccctgaACAGTGGACCTGAGCAGCTGGCGGGAGAAGATTGCCCGGGATGTGGCCGGGGCCACCTGGGGTAACGGCtccggggaggaggaggaagaggaggacggGCCAGCTGTCCTGGTGGAGCAGCAGACTGACTCAGCGTTGGAGCCGACGGGCCCCACTCGGGAGCGCTACAAGGACGGGGTGGTGACCATCGGCTGTGTGGGTAAGGAAGTAGCAGCTGCTTAGGAGGCTCAGGGTTTCAGTATGTGGGAAATAGAGAAGGTGGTCAGGTCCCTTTAGGCTCCAGGGTCTCTGAGGCCAGAGGAGGCTGTCTGCTATGGCAGAATGATCACAGGACACATGAGTTAAGTTTGCCTTCTCAGCTTATTGATCTCGAGCAAGGTATCTACCAACTCTCAGTCTCAGTGACTCTGATGTGAAAAATGAGGACAGTGATGCTCAGTTAAAAGAATGGATGGGAGGAAATGGGAGAAGAGTGTAGAGAGAGCTTAACAAAGTCTGACAAATTGTGATAGTAGTAATAACAATTGTTAAAATTGTGTGATGCTTGCTGTGAAGTGGTCACTGTTATGGTTCTTTCTTGGTCTTAACTCTTCTAGTCTGTTGTAAAGAGAATCTTCTCTTAATTCAGAGCTTTGTCTCTGCTCTCAGTGGGGGATAAAGGAATGTAAATGGTAGGGATGAGTGAGACAAAGCAGAGAGTGTGGTCAAAGGCAGTCCCAGTCTAGGGGAGAGATGAGACTTGCTCAgaacagaggcagagatggggaggTAGGTCAGGATGTAATTTGAAGGTCGAAAACAGGAGATTGCTGAGGAGTTGCCCTTGGGTTGTGtaagagaaagcaaagaataaagaAGGACTTAAAAAGTTTTATACTGAGCAGTGGGAACACTGAGGTAGGAAGACTGGGAGAGGAGCAGATTTGGAGGGATTGGGGAAGGGAATCAAATTAAGTTTGAGAGTCTTTTTAAATATCCCAGGTGGAGACGCTGACTAGGCAGTGGGCCAAGAGCTTAGAGGAGAGGACTGGAGATTTGAATTTGAATGAGATTTAAACTTGGGAAGCCAGTAGTGGACATAAATGGTGATTAAAGCCATGGGGTGGGATGAGATGTGGGAGAGGAGATAGATGGAGAAGAGACTATGCTAGTATTTAGAGGCTGGGCAAAGGAGAACGAAATCAAGAGTATTCCAGCAGGCAAATGAAGAAAGtttggagaggagaggagggctcAGTCGTGTTGACTGTTGCTGATAGGTCAAGAGCGGTAAGAACAGAGACTTGCTCAGCAAGTTGGGCAACATGGAGATCAGAGGTTTCAGTGGGTGGAGAAGAGAAAGCCAGATTAGGATGGCGGACGAGAGGATGGGCAATGACATGGTGATGTTGTATGAGAAAGGAGCTACAACAGCATCCGTACTGTACAATCCCATTTGTGTAAGGGTCCAAAGCTGTAGAACTGAACTGCACCAACCATTCAGGATTCACAGGCCatagaagtgaaaggaaagtgaagcaGAATTCTGTACCCCTGGGGATCAGGCTTCCAGGAGCACAGGGAGAGGGTTATGATCAAGAAGGAACGGATGGGGCCTCTGAGGAAGTGAGTCACTCTGGGCTCAGGGGTGGGTGATGTGGGGATTCATCAGGCCTGcttatgttttac
This genomic stretch from Dama dama isolate Ldn47 chromosome 7, ASM3311817v1, whole genome shotgun sequence harbors:
- the GNL1 gene encoding guanine nucleotide-binding protein-like 1, which encodes MPRKKPFSVKQKKKQLQDKRERKRGLQDGLRSSSNSRSGSRERREEQTDTSDGESVTHHIRRLNQQPSQGLGPRGYDPNRYRLHFERDSREEVERRKRAAREQVLQPVSAELLELDIREVYQPGSVLDFPRRPPWSYEMSKEQLMSQEERSFQEYLGKIHGAYTSEKLSYFEHNLETWRQLWRVLEMSDIVLLITDIRHPVVNFPPALYEYVTGELGLALVLVLNKVDLAPPALVVAWKHYFHQHYPQLHIVLFTSFPRDPRTPQDPSSVLKKSRRRGRGWTRALGPEQLLRACEAITAGKVDLSSWREKIARDVAGATWGNGSGEEEEEEDGPAVLVEQQTDSALEPTGPTRERYKDGVVTIGCVGFPNVGKSSLINGLVGRKVVSVSRTPGHTRYFQTYFLTPSVKLCDCPGLIFPSLLPRQLQVLAGIYPIAQIQEPYTAVGYLASRIPVQALLHLRHPEAEDPSAEHPWCAWDICEAWAEKRGYKTAKAARNDVYRAANSLLRLALDGRLSLCFHPPGYNEQKGTWESHPETMELVVLQGRVGPAGDEEEEEEEELSSSCEEEGEEDRDADEEGEGDEDTPTSAPGSSLAARNPYALLGEDEC